A stretch of Caldanaerobius polysaccharolyticus DSM 13641 DNA encodes these proteins:
- a CDS encoding VRR-NUC domain-containing protein, translated as MERSKLESKILESKITAEIMRYLKKVPYLFFWKEHGGMYGTAGIPDIICCYQGRFLAFEVKRPGERPTKLQEKTIKDIQEAGGIVYVVNSVDDVKKYFESLNKSLCRKKLKEVVS; from the coding sequence TTGGAACGCAGCAAGTTAGAATCAAAAATTTTAGAATCAAAAATTACGGCTGAAATAATGCGATATCTTAAAAAAGTACCTTATCTATTCTTTTGGAAAGAGCATGGCGGTATGTATGGTACTGCTGGAATACCGGACATAATCTGTTGCTATCAAGGAAGATTTCTGGCCTTTGAAGTAAAGAGGCCAGGAGAGCGACCTACAAAGCTTCAGGAAAAAACGATAAAAGACATACAGGAGGCCGGAGGAATAGTTTACGTGGTGAATAGCGTCGATGATGTGAAGAAGTATTTTGAAAGTCTTAATAAGTCTTTGTGTAGGAAAAAGTTAAAGGAGGTAGTGTCATGA
- a CDS encoding phage portal protein, with translation MTIWEKLKLLFKRKPKNTVLTLNEDDELLLQVLGISTNDYSGKNSLKIAVVFAAIKILSEAIAKLPLKIYQDQGGKRKAIEHYLYPLLKLRPNPYMTAFDFWKCVESQRNVYGNAFVWLEMPARGRNAGKITALWPLPADKVQIWVDDKGIFNTQSRIFYVFTDNLGNQYKLLPDEILHFKGFSLDGIAGISPLEYLRRTVETAGNAEEFLNKSLEGGMTVRGIVHYIGDLNPEAEQKFREKFEQMANGLQNVNRIALLPIGYQFQPIALTMSDAQFLENTQLTIRQIATAFGIKNHQLNDLDRATHTNIFEQENEFYIDTLLPILTMYEQEMTYKLFTDSEIAQGYYVKFNVDAVLRADIKTRYEAYKTAIQSGFLTPNEVREMEEREPLQGGDKLLVNGNMMPIEMAGQQYLR, from the coding sequence GTGACAATTTGGGAAAAACTGAAACTTTTATTCAAACGCAAACCTAAAAATACAGTTTTGACGCTTAATGAAGATGATGAACTGCTCTTGCAAGTGCTTGGTATTTCAACAAACGATTACAGCGGTAAAAATTCTCTTAAAATAGCCGTAGTATTTGCGGCTATTAAAATTTTAAGCGAAGCAATTGCAAAGTTACCATTAAAAATTTATCAAGACCAAGGGGGAAAGCGGAAAGCAATTGAACACTATCTCTATCCACTGCTAAAGTTGCGTCCCAATCCCTACATGACGGCATTTGATTTTTGGAAATGTGTAGAATCACAGCGAAATGTTTATGGGAATGCTTTTGTGTGGTTGGAGATGCCGGCGAGAGGGCGAAATGCGGGTAAGATAACCGCTTTATGGCCATTACCTGCGGATAAAGTGCAAATTTGGGTAGATGACAAGGGTATTTTTAACACGCAAAGCCGAATTTTCTATGTATTTACGGATAATTTAGGCAATCAATATAAGCTTTTACCCGATGAAATACTACATTTTAAAGGATTTTCTTTGGACGGTATAGCAGGCATAAGCCCCTTAGAGTATCTCAGAAGAACTGTTGAAACTGCAGGAAATGCTGAAGAGTTTTTGAACAAGTCGCTTGAAGGTGGCATGACTGTAAGAGGAATTGTCCACTACATTGGAGATTTAAACCCAGAGGCAGAACAAAAGTTCAGAGAAAAGTTTGAGCAAATGGCTAATGGACTACAAAATGTCAATAGAATTGCTTTATTGCCTATAGGCTACCAATTTCAGCCGATAGCCCTAACAATGTCAGATGCACAATTCCTTGAAAATACGCAATTGACAATACGGCAAATAGCTACGGCATTTGGGATAAAGAATCATCAACTAAACGACCTTGACCGAGCAACACATACAAACATTTTTGAACAGGAAAATGAATTCTACATTGACACTTTACTTCCAATTTTAACGATGTACGAGCAAGAAATGACATATAAGCTTTTCACAGACAGCGAAATAGCGCAAGGCTACTATGTGAAATTTAACGTTGATGCAGTTTTAAGAGCTGACATAAAAACGAGATATGAAGCTTATAAAACAGCGATACAAAGCGGGTTTCTCACACCAAACGAAGTTCGAGAGATGGAAGAAAGAGAACCGCTTCAGGGAGGAGATAAATTGCTGGTGAATGGCAACATGATGCCAATTGAAATGGCAGGACAACAATATTTGAGATAG
- a CDS encoding nucleoside triphosphate pyrophosphohydrolase family protein — protein MTLNDYQVMAMRTKPEYKDFEEQIDNACLGLVGEVGEVVDVVKKWLYQGHQLDRRKVGEELGDILWYIALMADALGITMNDIGQQNIKKLLERYPNGFETNRSVHRKEDSN, from the coding sequence ATGACATTAAATGACTATCAAGTCATGGCGATGAGGACAAAGCCAGAATATAAAGATTTTGAAGAACAAATAGACAATGCCTGCTTAGGACTGGTAGGGGAAGTCGGAGAAGTGGTAGACGTCGTGAAAAAGTGGCTGTATCAAGGACATCAGTTGGACAGGCGAAAGGTTGGCGAAGAGCTCGGCGACATTTTATGGTACATTGCGCTTATGGCCGATGCGTTGGGAATTACAATGAACGATATAGGGCAGCAAAATATAAAGAAGTTACTCGAAAGGTATCCTAACGGATTTGAAACTAACAGATCTGTTCATCGAAAGGAGGATAGCAATTGA
- a CDS encoding DUF1492 domain-containing protein yields the protein MRLEPGWAVKTLEHFLYNYYNELRIVHDMKRDIIESSPAQFTEIGGNGVSHSNNPTELKGIKLATNQEIIRKEKWLRVVKDLVEDMKVIDKREGKKYVGLIQKKYFDELGENQVCEELNIERTTYFKWKKDILRHGLMLATALGLIKYEELRKAS from the coding sequence TTGAGGTTGGAACCAGGCTGGGCGGTTAAGACTTTAGAGCATTTTTTATACAATTACTACAACGAACTAAGAATAGTACATGATATGAAGAGAGATATAATAGAATCATCACCTGCACAATTTACAGAGATAGGAGGCAATGGAGTCAGCCATAGCAATAACCCCACCGAATTAAAAGGAATCAAGTTAGCAACAAATCAGGAAATAATCCGTAAAGAGAAATGGCTTAGGGTAGTAAAAGATTTAGTAGAGGATATGAAAGTAATTGATAAAAGAGAAGGGAAAAAATATGTTGGACTCATTCAAAAGAAATATTTCGATGAGCTTGGTGAAAACCAAGTATGTGAAGAATTAAATATTGAACGCACAACATACTTTAAATGGAAAAAGGATATCCTAAGACATGGTTTAATGCTTGCAACAGCATTAGGATTGATAAAATATGAGGAATTGAGGAAAGCTTCTTAA
- a CDS encoding HNH endonuclease, which produces MIVMPPRPLRPCKKPNCTALTRDETGYCEKHKVEYLEILKKQKAERDRRYDENIRKTRDKQYYEFYKSDEWERVKKQILIRDKGLCQWCLQKRIIKTADVIHHIVPIKDDWSKRFDLSNLVSLCYECHNKHHASKG; this is translated from the coding sequence ATGATAGTAATGCCGCCAAGACCACTAAGACCATGTAAGAAGCCAAACTGTACAGCTTTAACCCGAGATGAAACTGGGTACTGTGAGAAACATAAAGTAGAGTACTTAGAAATACTGAAGAAGCAGAAAGCAGAAAGGGATAGACGATATGATGAGAACATTAGAAAAACGCGGGATAAACAGTACTACGAGTTTTACAAAAGCGATGAGTGGGAGAGAGTTAAAAAACAGATTTTAATAAGAGATAAAGGATTATGCCAGTGGTGTTTACAAAAAAGAATAATTAAAACTGCTGATGTAATTCATCATATAGTGCCGATTAAAGATGACTGGAGTAAGAGATTTGATTTAAGTAATCTTGTTAGCTTATGCTATGAGTGTCACAACAAGCACCATGCCAGCAAGGGGTAG
- a CDS encoding phage terminase small subunit P27 family codes for MGRKAKPITLHLLEGKKHLTKAEIEQRLAGEQRFAIASDKIKPPKWLNKTAKKEFNRIVKEMAETGLLTNIDVDALAIYCDALSQYIECCKIIEREGLMVEYTNKAAETNKVPHPLLSKKKQLFEQMKAIASEFGFTPSARAKIAIPKQEEKEETKFDRLFGDV; via the coding sequence TTGGGAAGAAAAGCCAAACCTATCACATTACATTTGTTAGAAGGGAAAAAACATTTAACTAAAGCAGAAATTGAACAGAGATTAGCTGGCGAACAAAGATTTGCAATTGCCAGTGACAAAATCAAACCTCCAAAGTGGTTGAATAAAACTGCAAAGAAAGAATTCAACCGGATTGTAAAAGAAATGGCTGAAACTGGCTTGTTAACGAATATCGATGTGGACGCACTTGCAATTTACTGCGATGCTCTTTCGCAGTATATCGAATGTTGCAAAATCATTGAGAGGGAAGGGCTGATGGTAGAATACACCAACAAGGCGGCAGAGACAAATAAGGTGCCTCATCCTCTGCTGAGTAAAAAAAAGCAGTTGTTTGAACAGATGAAAGCTATTGCTTCTGAGTTTGGCTTCACACCGAGTGCAAGGGCGAAAATCGCAATCCCTAAGCAGGAGGAAAAGGAAGAAACGAAATTCGACAGGCTTTTTGGTGATGTTTAG
- a CDS encoding terminase large subunit, which produces MLKKELIQYSEDVLSGKIIACQKHKWACERFLKDMEREGTEGFPFIFYEAKAERFLEWMRLFKHTKGVLKGQHIEPHIIQKFVFGNIYGWVHKDSGLRRFKKAYWQVARKNAKSQSLACVASYEAMAMSESMAEVYIGATKTEQSKIVWNEVKAQLKGCKYLQDKYRVAYGRIEHLKSGSVIVPLSKEAGKTGDGLNVQCGIIDEYHAHPTSEIYDVLVSGMVARPQPLLMVITTAGFDLNYPCYSVEYKYVSQILDPDNPITNEEYFVMINELDKNDDIKDETVWIKANPILCSYPEGLNSLRGELQAALDVPEKMRNFLTKNMNMWLDMKENGYMDMSKWAKCGCDLPDFEGYEGKECYIGVDLSSKIDLTSVGFVFPNTDGTYAVFSHSFMPEEMFEQKIKTDKVPYDLWVKQGWITATEGAVVDYEFVKAYIKEVIEKYSLKPVMICYDPWNASQFAQDMEREGFVMVEIRQGIKTLGEATKDFREKVYQGKIIHNNNPVLTWAVGNAAIKSDANENIMLDKSKSTERIDPIAAIINAYSQAMKRQAYKVDINRYADIEFLTKLWGL; this is translated from the coding sequence ATGCTAAAGAAGGAGCTGATACAATATAGTGAAGATGTCTTGAGCGGTAAAATTATCGCATGTCAAAAACACAAATGGGCCTGTGAAAGGTTTTTGAAAGATATGGAACGAGAGGGAACTGAAGGGTTCCCTTTTATTTTTTATGAGGCCAAAGCCGAAAGATTTCTCGAGTGGATGCGGCTTTTTAAACACACCAAGGGGGTACTAAAAGGTCAGCATATTGAGCCACACATAATACAAAAGTTCGTCTTTGGCAACATTTATGGCTGGGTGCATAAAGACAGCGGTTTGCGACGATTTAAAAAAGCTTACTGGCAAGTGGCCAGGAAAAACGCAAAGTCCCAGAGTTTAGCCTGTGTTGCCAGCTATGAAGCGATGGCCATGAGCGAAAGTATGGCAGAAGTATATATCGGGGCTACTAAAACCGAACAGAGCAAGATTGTATGGAATGAAGTAAAAGCCCAGCTAAAAGGCTGCAAATATCTTCAAGACAAATACCGGGTGGCTTACGGAAGAATAGAACACCTGAAAAGCGGTTCGGTTATAGTTCCGCTCTCTAAAGAAGCCGGGAAGACTGGGGATGGATTAAACGTTCAGTGCGGGATTATCGATGAATACCATGCACACCCGACCAGTGAAATTTATGATGTGCTGGTATCTGGTATGGTGGCACGGCCGCAGCCGCTTTTAATGGTAATAACTACTGCCGGATTTGACTTAAATTACCCGTGTTATTCGGTTGAGTATAAATACGTTTCGCAGATCCTTGATCCAGACAACCCAATCACAAATGAAGAGTACTTTGTAATGATAAACGAGCTTGATAAAAACGACGATATCAAAGATGAAACTGTGTGGATCAAAGCCAACCCCATACTTTGCAGTTACCCAGAAGGCTTAAATTCACTGCGTGGTGAGTTACAGGCGGCGCTTGATGTTCCTGAGAAAATGCGGAACTTTCTCACCAAGAACATGAATATGTGGTTAGACATGAAAGAAAACGGGTACATGGACATGAGTAAATGGGCAAAATGTGGATGTGATTTGCCCGATTTTGAAGGCTATGAAGGCAAAGAATGTTATATTGGCGTTGACTTATCATCAAAGATTGACTTGACAAGCGTAGGTTTTGTGTTTCCTAATACTGACGGCACTTACGCAGTGTTTTCTCACAGCTTTATGCCGGAAGAAATGTTTGAGCAGAAAATAAAGACTGATAAAGTGCCTTACGACCTTTGGGTCAAGCAAGGCTGGATTACGGCAACAGAGGGTGCAGTTGTAGACTATGAATTTGTCAAGGCATACATCAAAGAAGTTATTGAAAAGTATAGCCTCAAACCTGTCATGATATGCTATGATCCTTGGAATGCTTCGCAATTTGCACAGGATATGGAGCGAGAAGGTTTTGTTATGGTTGAGATAAGGCAGGGGATAAAAACTCTTGGCGAAGCAACAAAGGATTTTCGAGAAAAAGTCTACCAAGGCAAGATAATTCACAACAATAATCCTGTTTTAACTTGGGCAGTAGGGAATGCTGCTATTAAGTCTGATGCGAATGAAAATATCATGCTTGATAAAAGCAAAAGTACAGAGAGGATAGACCCTATAGCTGCAATAATAAATGCTTACAGCCAAGCTATGAAAAGGCAGGCTTACAAAGTTGATATAAACAGATATGCAGACATAGAGTTTCTAACAAAGCTATGGGGATTATAA